From the Papaver somniferum cultivar HN1 chromosome 2, ASM357369v1, whole genome shotgun sequence genome, the window GTAAGTTTGTAATAATCAAATTCCCAGACTGAAACTACCGAAAAGGAAATTCTAACTCTAGTCAAATTGAACAGGAAATCTGGAATAATCAATTTTCTGCCAAACACAACAAGTCTTACATTGAAGAAAATCACGTCGATgggtgcttcttcttcttcaaattcaatTACTGGAACGTGCTTAACAGAGGAAATTTAGTTTCAgatatttcttcatctttctcTTGATTCAATCTTCAATTCAGGTGTGTATCGAAGGTATGGTTTTCAGTTAAGTATCAAGATAGTACAATATGATGACTATCTATGCAAAAGCTAATATTGAGGAACAATGTTTTGATCTAATGCTACATTTTCTCCTAACCATTCTCCGGGATACTATATTCGTATGTACCCATATTTGGATTCTAAACAAATAAGCAACTCATGGGAATAAAAAGGAAGCCAAATAGTTTCCAGGATCAAGTTTTCACTCACAGGACGAATTAGAGAAGGATTTCATCTAGGTCCAAACTCTGAATTCAAACCAATAGGTCACTCTTATTAATCTTTCACCTACATGGTTGAATATAACAACAATTGTATCTATATTTTTAGTGCTACATTTCCTACTGATCATTCTCTAAGGCAGTACAATTCTAGACAAAATAAGCTACTCATGTATACTAAAACGTTTCAAGTAATTTGCAAGATCAAATTTTCACCAAACAGTTTTCTCTGAACTCAAAAGAATATGCTTCTCCTATCCGTTTTACCCATAATGTTTGATCATAATATCTAACTTATCTTTTACAGACCTCTAACTATCCAATTTTTATCATCGAAAAACATATCAAAACTCCAAATTGAAATCAACtcgtaaaaaaaactaaaaaactcaACAATTAAATGTGAAATCTACATACCGTTTTGGGTCATGCCCAGAATTTTCTTCAAACTAGGAAACattagagaaggagaagaagataaaCTAACAGAAGGGTTTTCTACTTCTTTTTTCAAGTGTTCTTCCAGCATGTCTTTAACAGACCTTGAAGATAAAGGATGAAATGATAAACTCCATTCAGAAACAAACCCTTTCACTAAACCCATCTTCTCTGTTTCATCCATATCTCTCCATTTCTGTTCCACTTCTTCTGGTTTCTGACTTAGGTACTGACAAAACTCTCCAAATAAAAGCTCCTTGCTTTTATTCATGGCTTCTTTTCTCTGTATTGCAGGGATATTTATTCTTGCAATCTCTGTTGCTAAATCAATTGCAATCTCTGCATCACTGGTTTTTTTCTTGCTGCAAGAAACTTGGAATGTGCTTCTTCTGTTCATAGGGTTTGGTGGTGGTAAGAGGGATCGTTCGGTTTGGATATTTGAGGGTTTTCTATTGAATTTGGGGGAAATTAGTGAAATCCTTAACGCCATTTTGgaatttaattttagggtttcaggaAAGTTTATGAAAGATTATGGTTTCTCTTGATGAGAATGTCGAAGAGACAGGAAGAAAGTAAAAAAGATATAGGGGAGTTTCTGATATTCAATCCGCTTCGGAAATTGTAGTGCCGGAACAACCTTGATAAACGCTTAAGTCCTATGGGGTGCTAATCTAACAGTTAGATTGTCAATTCACGTCAGCTAGGACAATCACCTAAATtttatgggagtgctaatctagcagttagATTAGCAGTCCATGTTAGCTGGGACCACTGCCCAGCAATGAACCATTCAGCGCCCAACGATGAACGGTTCAACGCTTTAAATCTTAATCGTCAGATCAAAAAGTAAATCGCCAAGCGCTGAATCATTCCGCGAAAAGGTGGTTTTcacagcgctgaaccattcaacgaAACTATCTAGTTGCTAGTTCACATGCTAGCAactggtaggagagagaactagtgttaactttttagccacactttttttttgaattgcaacacttaactgctaatctagcaccttcaatctagcccataagacttagcctaaGGATATTACACCTTGGTGATTTTACACTTTCCCTTTGTGGCACGACAACACAGGGGCAAGAAGCATTGGGCACCTTCAAGGAAGCATCATAGAGATTGAAAGAAAAACTGTTTATAAGACATACAACTAGGCTGCGGAGCTAGAGAGCAGAATGGAGATTGAATCAAATTCCCGCAATCTAATAAAGCTGACTAGAAGTATCCATGCCGAGCAAATTGAAAGAAGGTTTCAACCAAAGGAAGAAAGGGAGAATTGTTTTGAGATGGTAACTTGGAGCACCAGAAACTCTATTCAAAACTATATAGCTTTAAATTTAGCAAACTTTTATGCGGCTTGTAATATTCCAAAACAATGGGAAGGATCTGAAATCAACAACCTATTACAGCAGATCAATGGGGATCATACTATAACCACTGGAGACAGAACTTTTATTCGTAGTATGTAATTGCTGCAGCTTCTTggcttcttttcttataaaaaaaagaaatggtttgtcagtaGAGATGTTTCCACGGGTGCCCCTTCTTTCAGTGGTACTATAATTCTTATTTCTAATTCTGCATTCCCTTTTTTGGTCTATCTACATTCCAGGAACTTCATACGCTCCATCGACGGAGCCAAAAGTGGAGTCTTGGTCAAAGCAAGCCGTAATTTTAAGTTTTGAATGCAATGGACCGGTGTTGTGGTGCATAACAACTGGGTATTTTCTCATGATTGTAGTAGGTAAAAATCCGGTACCAGTCTTATACTGGATCGTTCTTCCAAGTACAGGTGCAAGTCCAGGTACTCAGATGATGGTACCGGTTAGTATGAGGTACAGGTACCGGGTTCATAAGAAACCCGGACTGTAccgtcccatgtgcagccctaggagACAGGACAATCACCACtgctttttctatttttttcacaAAGAGTCAGGCGAGCAAGATACAAAACAAAACCACAAGCAAATGCAATTACACACTCACAATGATTGCATTCCAGTTACAAATCAAAGTTGATATAACATAACTACCAAAGAAAATTATTACAAATAGACCAATTGAAAAGAATACATCTGACTACACTAtaatttcttttagatttctcttttcttatCAAATGCTAGACCGAAGGGCCAACCGGACATACGGTAATTAACCATGGTGTTGATGGGCAAAGCCAGCTAATAATGTCAAGCCTCACACCATCGGGTAAAGCACCATAAATGTTGTTCACATTTTCTGCATGTACCACTTGCATT encodes:
- the LOC113353139 gene encoding uncharacterized protein LOC113353139; protein product: MALRISLISPKFNRKPSNIQTERSLLPPPNPMNRRSTFQVSCSKKKTSDAEIAIDLATEIARINIPAIQRKEAMNKSKELLFGEFCQYLSQKPEEVEQKWRDMDETEKMGLVKGFVSEWSLSFHPLSSRSVKDMLEEHLKKEVENPSVSLSSSPSLMFPSLKKILGMTQNGM